Genomic segment of Desulfonatronum thiodismutans:
GGATGCATCTTATAAAAGCGGCCCATGTCCGCCGCGATCTCCCGGCCGCACGGACAGGTCAGCTTTCCGTCCCGCTCTTGGACCTCGAACCGCTTGCTGATCCGGGTTTTATGGCAACGCAGCACCTTGCCCGGCCCGATCTTTTTGTACTTCCACAGCTTGGCTTTGCAGCCGGAACATTTGATGGTCAGCACGGCGGTTTGATTCAGACGTGCCCAGCTATACGTGGCGCGTGAGTTGAGACGAGGGAAGTCAGGCGGTTTCGGGCTCCGCGGAGTCAAAGGAAACCTCCACCACTAACGAGCCTTCGCTAGTGGTAAAGGGAATGGACAGGATCGGGGATGAGGTGATGTGGCTGATCTTGTGTCCCTTGCCGATGATCACCGTGGGAGTGGAGGCTTTGAGGGTCATGCCTTCCTTGACCAAGTCCTGACGAGCCTGTCCGGCGATCATGTTCGTCAACTCGCCCACGGCGTCCGCGATTTCATCGTTGATCTCCGTATAGTTC
This window contains:
- a CDS encoding chemotaxis protein CheX; this encodes MAVRFDVGIINPFLDAVVGVLGMMASVKAQPGKPYINRKRSAVGDVTGTIAISGSADGVMSLTLEEAVILKVVNNMLAENYTEINDEIADAVGELTNMIAGQARQDLVKEGMTLKASTPTVIIGKGHKISHITSSPILSIPFTTSEGSLVVEVSFDSAEPETA